AGCCGTAGGGCGTGCGCTCCTCGAATTGCGGGAGGACATAGCGGCTGGACGGGAGATTACCGGCAGACCATCCAAAGTTGTAGTTCATTTTATTGCTCCTGATCTGAATGTTTCTTGCTGCCGGTTACTTCTCGGAATTCGACGAGTTGGCTGTTCCGCCACCGCCGGCCACAGAGCCTGCGTGGGCGGAGATCTTGTCGAAGAAGCCGTACTCGAGCGCTTCGGTAGCCGTGAACCACTTGTCGCGGTCGTTGTCCTTGAGGATGGTCTCCACGGTCTGTCCGGTCTGGTCGGCCGTCAGCTCGGCCATGACCTTCTTCATGTGAAGGATGAGCTCCGCCTGGATCTTGATATCCGACGCCGTGCCGCCGATGCCGCCGGAAGGCTGGTGCATCAGGATGCGGGCGTTGGGCGTGGCGTAGCGCTTGCCCTTGGTGCCCGAGGAAAGGAGGAACTGGCCCATGGAGGCCGCGAGCCCGGTGGCAACCGTCACGACGTCGTTCGGAATGAACTGCATCGTGTCGTAGATGGCCATGCCGGCGGTCACGGAGCCGCCGGGAGAGTTGATGTACAAGTAGATGTCCTTCTCCGGGTCTTCAGCGGAGAGGAGGAGGAGCTGGGAGCAGATCGCGTTGGCGTTCTCGTCACGGACTTCGGATCCGAGCCAGATGATGCGCTCTTTCAGCAGGCGGTTGTAGATGTAGTTGTCCTGGGCCGCTGGATCGACGGTTGCCATCCTGGGCGCCTCTGCGTGCTGTGACATAAGTACTTACCTCTCGCTGGTGACAGGGCCATTGCTGAACTTGCCATCCCTGATCTTCACTACTTGGACACTAACCGTTTTCCACGGCGATTTGTTCTCCCAAATCGCGCTGTTCGCTGACGGCGCACGATTGCGGAAGGGCACACATTCCACGCTCCAGGGGCTTAAACCAAGCCGCCCCCGGATCAAGGATCCGGGGGCGGCTTGAGTTGAAACTAGAACTTCACTGCAGCAGGGTCGTCGCTCGGAACGACAGCCGCTTCTTCGGCTTCTTCGACGGAGGCCTCTTCG
This genomic interval from Arthrobacter sp. FW306-2-2C-D06B contains the following:
- a CDS encoding ATP-dependent Clp protease proteolytic subunit, producing MATVDPAAQDNYIYNRLLKERIIWLGSEVRDENANAICSQLLLLSAEDPEKDIYLYINSPGGSVTAGMAIYDTMQFIPNDVVTVATGLAASMGQFLLSSGTKGKRYATPNARILMHQPSGGIGGTASDIKIQAELILHMKKVMAELTADQTGQTVETILKDNDRDKWFTATEALEYGFFDKISAHAGSVAGGGGTANSSNSEK